Genomic segment of Microbacterium hydrocarbonoxydans:
GGCCGCGTCAAGGTGTACGAGGCGATCGTCAAGGGCGAGAACATCCAGGAGCCCGGCATCCCCGAGTCCTTCAAGGTGCTCATGAAGGAGATGCAGTCGCTCTGCCTGAACGTCGAGGTCCTCTCGGCAGACGGCACGCTCGTCAACCTGCGTGACACCGACGACGAGGCCTTCCGCGCTGCGGAGGAGCTCGGCATCAACATCTCCAGCCGCTTCGAGGCCGCCTCGATCGACGAGATCTAAGGTGCAGGCCGCCGACTGAGCATCATGCCCGGTCGGCGGCCCACCTCCCCGATTTCTTCAGAAGAATTCCTACACAGGAGAATTTGTGCTCGAGTCAAACACTTTCGATGAGCTTCGCATCGGTCTCGCGACCGCGGACCACATCCGCGCCTGGTCGTACGGCGAGGTCAAGAAGCCTGAAACCATCAACTACCGCACTCTGAAGCCGGAGAAGGACGGTCTCTTCGGAGAGCAGATCTTCGGCCCGTCCCGCGACTGGGAGTGCGCCTGCGGCAAGTACAAGCGTGTCCGCTTCAAGGGCATCGTCTGCGAGCGCTGCGGCGTCGAGGTCACCAAGTCCTCGGTCCGTCGTGAGCGCATGGGCCACATCGAGCTCGCCGCCCCCGTCACCCACATCTGGTACTTCAAGGGTGTTCCCTCGCGTCTGGGCTACCTGCTCGACATGGCGCCGAAGGACCTCGAGAAGGTCATCTACTTCGCCGCCTACATGGTCATCTCGGTCGACGAGGATGCTCGTCACCGCGACCTGGGCACGCAGGAGAACAACATCCGTCTCGAGCTGAAGACGCTCGGAGACCGTCGCGACGCGAAGATCGCCGAGCGCCTGGCTCGCCTGGAGGAGGAACTCGCTTCCCTCGAGGCGGAGGGCGCCAAGGCCGACGCGAAGAAGAAGGTCAAGGACGCCGCCGAGAAGGAGATGTCGCTCATCCGCAAGGGTGCCGACGAGGCGATCGCCAAGCTCGAGCGCGTGTGGGAGGACTTCCGCACGCTCGAGGTCGGCGCACTGCGTCCCGAGGACGACGTCTTCCACGAGCTGCAGGACCGCTTCGGTCAGTACTTCGAGGCCTACATGGGCGCCGAGTCGATCCAGCGTCGCCTCGCGGCGTTCGACCTGGCTGCCGAGGCAGAGAGCCTGCACCTGCAGATCTCCGAGGGCAAGGGCCAGCGCAAGATCCGCGCGATCAAGCGTCTGAAGGTCGTCAACTCGTTCCTGGAGACCGGTATGAGCCCGGCCGCCATGGTCCTCGACGTCGTTCCGGTGATCCCGCCGGAGCTGCGCCCGATGGTGCAGCTCGACGGTGGCCGCTTCGCGACCTCCGACCTCAACGACCTCTACCGTCGTGTGATCAACCGCAACAACCGTCTTCGTCGTCTGATCGACCTCGGTGCCCCCGAGATCATCGTCAACAACGAGAAGCGGATGCTGCAGGAGGCCGTCGACGCACTGTTCGACAACGGCCGCCGTGGTCGCCCCGTCACCGGTACCGGCAACCGCGCTCTGAAGTCCCTCAGCGACATGCTGAAGGGTAAGCAGGGTCGTTTCCGTCAGAACCTGCTCGGCAAGCGCGTCGACTACTCGGGCCGTTCGGTCATCATCGTCGGCCCGCAGCTGAAGCTGCACCAGTGCGGTCTGCCCAAGCAGATGGCTCTGGAGCTCTTCAAGCCGTTCGTGATCAAGCGCCTGATCGACCTCGGTCACTCGCAGAACATCAAGGCAGCCAAGCGCGCCGTCGAGCGCACCCGTCCCGAGGTCTGGGACGTGCTCGAGGAGATCATCCGCGAGCGTCCGGTGCTGCTCAACCGTGCACCCACCCTGCACCGTCTCGGCATCCAGGCCTTCGAGCCTCAGCTCGTCGAGGGCAAGGCCATCCAGCTGCACCCGCTCGTCTGCGCGGCGTTCAACGCCGACTTCGACGGTGACCAGATGGCCGTGCACCTGCCGCTGTCGGTCGAGGCTCAGGCCGAGGCCCGCGTGCTGATGCTCGCGTCGAACAACATCCTGAAGCCGTCCGACGGACGCCCGGTCACCCTGCCTTCGCAGGACATGATCATCGGTCTGCACCACCTGACCACGGTCAAGGCGGGCGCAGCCGGCGAGGGCCGTGCATTCGGTTCGGTGGGCGAGGCGATCCTGGCGAAGGACGAGGGAACCCTCGACCTGCAGGCCAAGGTCCGCATCCGCATCCCGGGTCTGACGTTCCTCGAGGGCGAAGCCCCCGAGGGATACGAGCGTCACGGTCTCGTCGATGCGTCGCTCGGACAGGCGATCTTCAACGACACGCTTCCCAAGGGATACCCGTTCGTCCGCGAGCAGGCTGACAAGAACAAGCTGTCGCAGATCGTCAACAAGCTGGCCGAGGAGTACCCCAAGGTCGAGACGGCTGCGTCGCTGGACCGCATCAAGGACGCCGGTTTCTACTGGGCCACGCGCTCGGGTGTCACCGTCGCTCTGAGCGACATCCTCACGCCGCCGAACAAGGCCGAGATCGTCGCGGGCTACGAGAAGCAGGCCGCGAAGGTCCAGTCCCAGTACGAGAAGGGCCTCACGACCGACGTCGAGCGTCGTCAGGAGCTCATCAAGATCTGGACCGAGGCGACCGACGAGGTTCAGGCCGCGATGCGCGCGAACTTCCCGGAAGACAACACCATCAACCGCATGGTGTCGTCGGGTGCTCGTGGTAACTGGCTGCAGATCCGGAACATCGCCGGTATGCGTGGTCTGGTGAACAACCCCAAGGGTGAGATCATCCCGCGTCCGATCATCTCCTCGTACCGCGAGGGTCTGTCGGTGGCGGAGTACTTCATCGCGACGCACGGTACCCGTAAGGGTCTGGCCGACACCGCTCTGCGTACCGCCGACTCGGGTTACCTGACCCGTCGTCTGGTCGACGTCTCGCAGGACGTCATCATCCGCGAAGAGGACTGCGGCACGTCGAAGGGCCTCGAGCTCCCGATCGCCGCTCCGAACTCGCAGGGTGAGCTCGTGCGCGACGCGAACGTCGAGAACTCGGTGTTCGCTCGTACGCTGGCCTCCGATGTGGTCGACAGCAAGGGCGAGATCCTCGCCTCTGCCGGCGACGACGTGGGCGACGTTCTGATCGACAAGCTCGTCGGTCTCGGTGTCGAGAGCATCAAGGTGCGCTCGGTCCTCACCTGCGATTCCGCCGTCGGTGTCTGCGCGCAGTGCTACGGTCGTTCGCTGGCGACGGGTAAGACCGTCGACATCGGAGAGGCCGTCGGCATCATCGCGGCACAGTCGATCGGTGAGCCCGGTACCCAGCTGACGATGCGTACGTTCCACACCGGTGGTTCGGCGTCGGCAGATGACATCACGCAGGGTCTGCCCCGCGTGCAGGAGCTCTTCGAGGCACGTACCCCGAAGGCGGCGTCGCCGATCGCCGAGGCCGATGGCCGCATCACGATCGACGAGACCGACAAGGCCAAGAAGGTCATCCTGACGCCCGACAACGGTGACGAGGAAGTGATCTACCCGGTCCTGAAGCGTGCGACGCTTCTGGTCGAGGACGGTCAGCACGTCACGGTCGGTCAGCCTCTCCTGGTCGGCACGCTCGACCCCAAGGAGGTCATGCGTGTCATGGGTGCCCGCGAGGTGCAGCGTTACCTCGTCGGCGGCGTCCAGGGCGTCTACCGCTCGCAGGGTGTGCCGATCCACGACAAGCACATCGAGGTCATCGTCCGTCAGATGCTCCGCAAGGTCACCGTCGTCGATCACGCCGACACGACTCTGCTCCCGGGTGAGATGGTCGACCTCAAGCGCTACCAGGCGATCAACCGCGAGGCTGTGGCAGAGGGCAAGCGCCCCGCGTCCGGCCGTCCGGAGCTGATGGGTATCACCAAGGCGTCGCTCGCGACCGAGTCGTGGCTGTCGGCCGCGTCCTTCCAGGAGACGACCCGCGTTCTCACGCAGGCCGCCATGGAGGGCAAGCGCGACCCGCTGGTCGGTCTCAAGGAGAACGTCATCATCGGAAAGCTCATCCCCGCCGGTACCGGTCTGTCGAAGTACCGCGACGTCACGGTCGAGGCGACGGAAGAAGCCAAGAGCGAGCGCTACCCGAACCGGATCTTCGCATCCGACGGTGCGTACGCCGACGGCGACTTCGGTTACGTCGACTTCGACGCGTTCTCGACGGACGACATCACGCCGGGTACGTACAACTGACGTACTGAGTGAGTGAGAAGGCCCCGGGCGATCCGCCCGGGGCCTTCTTCGTGTCCGGAACCCGGAGCCGACGGTCTTGCAGGTCAGTCGAAGAGACTCGCGATGATGCTCGAGGTGTATCCGGTCGGAGCGAGGTGCGAATACACGGTGTCGATCAGGATGTCGTCGCGCCAGAACAGGGTTCGTCCGTCCGTCACCGGATACTGCGGGTCCTGCCAGGTCTTCTCGCATCGGGTGCCGTCATCGGGTGTGAAGCACGTGAAGCCCTCGTTCGTGACGAGCGCGTTCAGCATGTCGAGCGCGGGTCCGCGGTTCATCGCGCTGATGGTGGTGACGAGTCCGGTGGTGTCTGCTCGCGGGTCACGCCAGATGCAGGTCAGCGTGCCGTCGTCGCCGACGCCCGAGGGTCCGAGAGCCGGGTCGTTCAGAGGTGTCTCGCCCAACTGCGAGAGCACGTCCTCTGAGAGGATGGCCCGACAGTCGGTCGGCAGCGCGACCGGCGTCGACGTCGGGGTGGGCGAGGGAGTGGGTGTCGACGTCTCGTCGGGAGTCGCGGCCGACGATGGCTCGGGGCTGGTGCTCGCATCCCCGCCGTCTGCAGCGCCTCCGCAGCCGGCGAGCAGGGTGATCAGGGCGAGAGCTGCAGCTGCCGAGACGAGTCGCGCGTTCATGCGCTCACCGTAGCGCTCGCACCGGAGCCCATGACGGAGGCGGGCCGGATGCCGTGATCCCCGGTCGCGAGTAATGTCAGCGGGGTGAGTGAAGAGATCATGCCCGACTCCGCGTCCGTCGTCGTCATCGGAGACGCCCTCATCGATGAGATCCGTGACCATGCCGGTGTGCGCGAACTGGTCGGGGGAGCGGCGCTGAACGTCGCTGTGGGGCTGCGGCGGCTCGGAGTGCCGACGACCTTGATCGCGATGGTCGGCGACGACGAAGCAGGTGACCACATTCGCGAGTATCTCGACGACCATGGCGTCACGCTCGTCGGCTCGCCCGCACCGCACGGTTCGTCCCGGGCGATCGTTCAGCGGGGGCCGGACGGTGAGCCGACCTATGTCTTCAACGAGGCGGCTCGACGGCGGAGCATCCGGTTCTCAGGCGCCGCGACCGAGGCGATCGACAGAGCCGGACTGGTCGTGATCAGCTGCTTCCCGTTCGACGTTCCGAGCGAGGTCGAGGCGCTCGTCGAGGCGACCCGGGCTGCCCGCCTGGCCATCGACCCCAATCCGAGGTCGGGGATGCTCAGCGATCGAGAGGAGTTCGCCCGCGGCTTCGAGCAGACCGCTGCGAACGCCGCGATCGTCAAGGTCGGGGCCGACGACGCATCGCTGCTGTACGACGGCGACCTCGATGCTCTGCGCGCGCGTCTACGGGAGGCCGGTGCGGGAGCGGTGCTCGCCACGGCAGGAGCAGCCGGAGCGGTTCTGGAGTCGGATGCCGGCATCGTCTCGGCACCGATCTCGACTCTGCCCGGACGCATCGTCGACACGGTGGGAGCCGGAGACGCGACGCTCGCGGCCGTCGCTGCCGGACTCGTCATCGCCGCACCCACAGAGGTCGAGGAATGGCGATCGCTGCTGGATCGTGCGATGGGTGTGGCTGCCGCCACCTGCCGCGCCGAGGGCGGACTCCTGCGCACACCGGAGTCGCTCGCGGACGCGGATCGTGGCGTGCGTGGCAGCTGACATCTCGATTTCTCGTGCCTGCCTCGGGCGGGTATGCTTGTTACTCGTGCCCCCGGTTGGCTGTCGAAGTCGGACGGGTGCGCTCTGGCGAGTTACCCAAGCGGCCAAAGGGATCTGACTGTAAATCAGACTGCATTGCATTCGGGGGTTCGAATCCCTCACTCGCCACCACGCACGACGGAGAACGCCCCCGAGTCACTCGGGGGCGTTCTGCGTTTCCCGGCGCGGCGACGTGTTTTTTTTGGACTCCGTTCAGATACCGATGGACACCGAGTCCATTCAAGCGCATACTCGTTGCACACGACATGGTTTCAGCAAAGGAGCACACCATGAGCGATCAACAGCACGAACCCGCCGAGCTCTTCTCCTCGCCCTCCGGTCCGGACGGCGCGTCGATCACCGACTGGACGGATCTCGGGCGGGAGATGTGGGCATACCTCACCGGTCGCGGCGCAGCCGTGAACTACACCTTCGACGACATGACCGTCGAGGTTCCGCGCGACATCGGACCCGATGCGCCGCGCGCGACGTGGAAGTTCAACGGCACGCTCCGGGTCACGACGAGCGACAGCGCCTCGAGCGCCGCGGACTCGGTCTAGGCGAAGCCGACTCCGATGATCCGCCTCGACATGGATCTGCGGGTCGAGCAGATCGACAGCGATGGCCGCGCGCCCACGCGGTTCGACATCAGAGCCGCGGGCAGCGAGATCGTCGTCACCCTCGACGACACCGCGGGTCTCGGCGGACTGAGTCGCCACGATCTCGTGCAGCTCGCTCCTGTCGCCGACGGCCTCGCGCGGCGAGGAATCCGGGTGCGCGTCGATGGCCCCAAGGGCACTCTCGTGCAGTTCGGCGACGTGAAGTCGGGGCCGATCGGCCGGGTGATCGCGGGCTCTCCCCACATCAGGCTCGGGCATCTGACGACTCTCCTCTCCGGGCTGCAGCACGCGGACCAGGGGAGTGGCATCCGTCTCCCTGCGCCCCCGCCGACACCTCTGCCGCTGATCCCCTTGCTCGCCAGGCGAGTGCGTCGACGCGTGACGACGACGCACTACATCCCGGGCTCGGGCCGACCACGGCTGATCTTCGCCGTCGGCACAGGTGACTGGAACCGGAGCCGGCCGCGCGAGTTCGACCTTCTGCCGGGACGCACCGTGATCGGTTCCGGTCCCGATGCCGATCTGAGGCTCGAGGGGCTCGAGGCGCGACACGCCGAGATTCGTCACAACGGCGACGACGAGTACGTCCTCTACTCCTTCGCCCCCACCGGCGGCGGGCGGCCCAACCTGCCGCACAGTTCCGACGACGCCCGGATCTTGCGGACCGGCTCGCGCATCGAGATCGGACAGTGGCGGCTCGCCTACTACCGGGAGGAGTTCGCAGACCACGGTCGGCCGTTCGGCGGCCGTCAGGGCGGCGAGTACGAGTTCCAGAAGCAGCAGCCGATCCGACCCTACGGATCCGGAGAGCTCGGATGATCTCGACGGGATCACCGGCGTGAGCCCTCGCCATGTCGACGTCTGATGTGCGAAGCAGGCCGCTGGGTACAACCTGTGGCTCTTCGGCGTGAACAGCGCGATCGTGGGTGCGATCCTCACGGTGATGCTGCTGACCGGCCTCGGCATCCTGCGAGCTCGACGGGCTCTGCGTGAGTAGCCGCGAGCGTCAGGGCAGGATCTCGATCTCCGCGTAGGGATAGTGGCAGTCGGCGGTTGCGCCCCCGCCCTCGCAATCGAGGTCCGGCACGAGAATCAGCATGGCTGCTCCCGAGACTCTCGCAGGCAGCGCGACCGAGACCGTGGTCTCGCCGGTCTCGAAGCGCGTGCCCGTCGTCGTATCGCCGCCGGCGGTGCGCACCATCAGTTCTCCCGCCCACTGATCGTCGACGAGGCACCCGGAGGGTGCGATCGACACGGCTACCGTGTCTCCGGCATGTGGACGGGGATCGTCCGTCGTCAGCATCGCGATGGTCTCCTCGCACGCGATCGCAGGAGCAGGTGCGGTGCTCGCGGGTGCGGCTGCGCCCGGTGAAGCACAGCCCACGAGGCCGATGCCGAGCAGGAGCGCTGTCGTGAGCAGTGCCGGAACGGGGTGACGCACTGAAGTCCTCATGACTGTCAGTGTCGAGCGTCGCAGGATCGTCTCAGTAGGCGGGGTGCAGTCGCAGCCGCGTCGCGATCTCCGCCGCCTGTGCCTGCGGCGACAGCGCGATGTCGATAGTGATGCTCTTCTCGTCGTCGCCGAGAGGCTCGAGCGTCGCGAACTGCGAGTCGAGCAGTGTCGCCGGCATGAAGTGGCCCTGTCGACGCAGCATCCGATCGAGGATCAGCTCTCGCTCGCCGCTGAAGTGCACGAAGGTGACCGCGTCGCGGCGAAGCACGTCTCGGTAGCTGCGCTTGAGCGCGGAGCAGGTGACGATTCCGGGTTCTCCGGCCGCGATCCTCTCGTCTATCCACTCCGCGATGCGGTCGAGCCAGGGCCAGCGGTCGTCATCGTTCAGGGCGTGCCCCGCAGCCATCTTGGCGACATTCGCCTCGGGATGCAGGTCGTCGCCCTCTTCGAAGCTCCATCCCAGACGACCGGCGAGCATCGCGGCGATCGTGGACTTGCCGGTGCTGGCGACGCCCATGAAGACGAGGACCGGTGCAGTGGTGGTCATCATGACAGCCTCACACGAAGACGCTCAGCACGAGCACGCCGGCAAGGCCGGTGACCGAGATGAGACATTCGAGCACGGTCCAGGACTTCAACGTCTGCGGGATGCTCAGGCCGAAGTACTCCTTGATGAGCCAGAATCCTGCGTCGTTGACATGCGAGAGGAACACTGAGCCCGAGCCGATCGCGAGCACGAGCAACGCGACCATGGGGGAGTCCAGCGTCTCGGTGAGCGGCTGAAGGATTCCTGCTGCGGTGATCGTGGCCACGGTCGCCGATCCCGTCGCGATGCGGATCACGACGGCGACGAGCCAGGCGAGCACGAGCACCGACACCGACGAACCCGAGACGAACTCGGCGATGACCCCGCCGATACCGGTGTCGACGAGCACCTGCTTGAATCCGCCGCCGGCGCCCACGATCAGCAGGATCCCCGCGATCGGGCCGAGCGACGATCCCACGATGTCGTTGATCTTCGTGCGGTCGAAGCCGGCGCCGCGGCCGAGGATGAAGAATCCGGCGAGCACAGCGATCAGAAGTGCGATGACGGGGGTGCCGAGGAAGTCGAGTGCGAGCTTCCACGGGGCGTCCGACCCCGCGGCGGTGATGTCGGCGATCGCCTTGGCGAGCATCAGGAAGACGGGAAGAAGGATGCTGATGAGGGTCGCGATGAACGACGGACGACGCTTCTGCACCTCACCCTCGTCCTCTTCGGTCACGAAGAGCTCGGGAACGGGGACGTCGACCCAGCGTGCGGCGAAGCGGGCGAACAGAGGCCCTGAGATGATCACTGCGGGAATGGCCACGATGACGCCGAAGGCGAGCGTGAGCCCGAGGTTCGCCCCGAGGGCGTCGATCGCGGCGAGCGGACCGGGGTGGGGCGGCACGAGGCCGTGCATCGCGGAGAGCCCGGCGAGAGTGGGGATCGCGATGCGCATGAGCGGCTGCCCCGAACGGCGGGCGACGAGGATGATGACGGGCACGAGGAGCACGAGTCCGACCTCGAAGAACATCGGCAGGCCGATGACGGCGCCGATGAGCCCCATGACCCACGGCAGCGAGCGGGCGCTCGCCCGGCTCACGAGGGTGTCGACGATGCGGTCGGCACCGCCGGAGTCCGCCAGGAGCTTGCCGTAGATCGCGCCGAGTGCGATCAGGATGCCGACGCCGCCCATCGTCGATCCGAACCCGGCGGAGAAGCTCGTGACCGCGGCTGTGATGTCCATCCCGGCGATGGCGCCCGTGGCGAGGGCGCCGATCGTGAGCGAGAGGAACGGGTGCAGCTTGACCCAGGTGATGAGGACGATGATCACCGCGATGCCGATCACGGCGGCGGCGATCAGCTGGCCGGCGGGACGGTCGACGGTCACGGTGTCGCCGACGGCCGTCACGAGAGCGGACGCGGCGGGGGTGAAGAGTGCCATGAGCTTCCTTGATCCAGGCGGTATGTCTGCCTTATGCCGTACATAATAAGCACGAGACGTACCACATGTGCAACATAAGCGCGATCGCGCGCTCTGAAGTGCCATCACATCACCGCGGTGCGGGCATACTCGACATATGAACGCCCCCAAGGTCGCAGGCAGCGTGCACGGATCACTCGTCGACGAGCTCGGGCGCGCGATCGTCGACGGTCACCATCGGCCAGGTTCTCGGATGCTGACTGTCGAGCTGGCGCAGGAGCGCGGCGTCTCCCGATCCGCCGCGCGCGAGGCCGTGCGGGTGCTGGAGTCCTTCGGGCTGGTGTGGGTGCGGCGAAAGTCGGGGGTCGAGGTGCGTCCGCGCGCGGACTGGAACGTGTACGCGCCGGAGGTGATCGCGTGGCGTCTCGCTGGGCCCGGCCGCGATGAACAGCTTCGCGAGCTCAGCCAGCTGCGCTCGGTCATCGAGCCTCTCGCGGCGCAGCTCGCGGCCGGAGCCGCCTCGTCGGAACAGAAGGTCGAGCTCGTCTCTCTCGTCGTCGAGATGGGGCAGGAAGACCACGAGGCCGATCGTGAGCGCTACCTGATCGCCGACGTCAGATTCCACCGTCTTCTGCTCGATGCATCCGGCAACGGAATGCTCGCCGCGCTGGGTGGCACGGTCGAGGCGGTGCTTCGTGGGCGCACCGTGCACGATCTCATGCCGCACGTCGCGAACCAGAATGCCGTCCAGTGGCATCGGGACGTCGCATTCGCGGTCGCGAGCGGCGATGGGGCAGCCGCGGCAGCCGCGATGCGCAACATCGTCTCCGAGGCGGATGAGGCCATGCAGCGGGCAGCTTCATAGACTGGAGCGATGCGAGCTCTCACCGAAGCGGAGGTCCGTGCGTCCTTCGTGAACGCGGATGCCGATGACTTGCGGATCATGGAGATGCCGCACGACTTCGTGCTGACCGACTGGGACTATCTGGACTTCTTCGCCTGGCGCGACCCGGGCGCAGCGCGCCGTGGCTATGTGCTCGTGCAGCACGGGGGGCGGATCGCGGGTGTCGTGCTCCGAGCATCCGACCCGGGCCGGGGACGCTCGGGAATGTGCAACATCTGCCACACCATGCAGCCGGGCAACCAGGTCGCGTTGTTCGGCGCCCGCAGAGCCGGTGAGGCGGGAGAGCGCGGTGACTCGGTGGGCACGTACATGTGCGCAGACCTGTCGTGTCACGAGAATGTGCGCCTCGCGCACCCGCTCGCCCCGAACGAGATCCGCACGCCGGGGCAGGTCGACTTCCGCCTCGACGGAACCCGCAGGCGCATGGAGGCCTTCGTCGGTCGGGTATGGGCGGCCGCTGATCCCGACTAGCCTGGGACACTACGCCCTGCGCTCGAAGGAGAAGCCATGAGTGATGTCATCCTGTTCGGTGTCGAGGAGGGGATGGCGCGGCTCACGCTCA
This window contains:
- a CDS encoding FCD domain-containing protein, which translates into the protein MNAPKVAGSVHGSLVDELGRAIVDGHHRPGSRMLTVELAQERGVSRSAAREAVRVLESFGLVWVRRKSGVEVRPRADWNVYAPEVIAWRLAGPGRDEQLRELSQLRSVIEPLAAQLAAGAASSEQKVELVSLVVEMGQEDHEADRERYLIADVRFHRLLLDASGNGMLAALGGTVEAVLRGRTVHDLMPHVANQNAVQWHRDVAFAVASGDGAAAAAAMRNIVSEADEAMQRAAS
- the rpoC gene encoding DNA-directed RNA polymerase subunit beta' is translated as MLESNTFDELRIGLATADHIRAWSYGEVKKPETINYRTLKPEKDGLFGEQIFGPSRDWECACGKYKRVRFKGIVCERCGVEVTKSSVRRERMGHIELAAPVTHIWYFKGVPSRLGYLLDMAPKDLEKVIYFAAYMVISVDEDARHRDLGTQENNIRLELKTLGDRRDAKIAERLARLEEELASLEAEGAKADAKKKVKDAAEKEMSLIRKGADEAIAKLERVWEDFRTLEVGALRPEDDVFHELQDRFGQYFEAYMGAESIQRRLAAFDLAAEAESLHLQISEGKGQRKIRAIKRLKVVNSFLETGMSPAAMVLDVVPVIPPELRPMVQLDGGRFATSDLNDLYRRVINRNNRLRRLIDLGAPEIIVNNEKRMLQEAVDALFDNGRRGRPVTGTGNRALKSLSDMLKGKQGRFRQNLLGKRVDYSGRSVIIVGPQLKLHQCGLPKQMALELFKPFVIKRLIDLGHSQNIKAAKRAVERTRPEVWDVLEEIIRERPVLLNRAPTLHRLGIQAFEPQLVEGKAIQLHPLVCAAFNADFDGDQMAVHLPLSVEAQAEARVLMLASNNILKPSDGRPVTLPSQDMIIGLHHLTTVKAGAAGEGRAFGSVGEAILAKDEGTLDLQAKVRIRIPGLTFLEGEAPEGYERHGLVDASLGQAIFNDTLPKGYPFVREQADKNKLSQIVNKLAEEYPKVETAASLDRIKDAGFYWATRSGVTVALSDILTPPNKAEIVAGYEKQAAKVQSQYEKGLTTDVERRQELIKIWTEATDEVQAAMRANFPEDNTINRMVSSGARGNWLQIRNIAGMRGLVNNPKGEIIPRPIISSYREGLSVAEYFIATHGTRKGLADTALRTADSGYLTRRLVDVSQDVIIREEDCGTSKGLELPIAAPNSQGELVRDANVENSVFARTLASDVVDSKGEILASAGDDVGDVLIDKLVGLGVESIKVRSVLTCDSAVGVCAQCYGRSLATGKTVDIGEAVGIIAAQSIGEPGTQLTMRTFHTGGSASADDITQGLPRVQELFEARTPKAASPIAEADGRITIDETDKAKKVILTPDNGDEEVIYPVLKRATLLVEDGQHVTVGQPLLVGTLDPKEVMRVMGAREVQRYLVGGVQGVYRSQGVPIHDKHIEVIVRQMLRKVTVVDHADTTLLPGEMVDLKRYQAINREAVAEGKRPASGRPELMGITKASLATESWLSAASFQETTRVLTQAAMEGKRDPLVGLKENVIIGKLIPAGTGLSKYRDVTVEATEEAKSERYPNRIFASDGAYADGDFGYVDFDAFSTDDITPGTYN
- a CDS encoding gluconate:H+ symporter is translated as MALFTPAASALVTAVGDTVTVDRPAGQLIAAAVIGIAVIIVLITWVKLHPFLSLTIGALATGAIAGMDITAAVTSFSAGFGSTMGGVGILIALGAIYGKLLADSGGADRIVDTLVSRASARSLPWVMGLIGAVIGLPMFFEVGLVLLVPVIILVARRSGQPLMRIAIPTLAGLSAMHGLVPPHPGPLAAIDALGANLGLTLAFGVIVAIPAVIISGPLFARFAARWVDVPVPELFVTEEDEGEVQKRRPSFIATLISILLPVFLMLAKAIADITAAGSDAPWKLALDFLGTPVIALLIAVLAGFFILGRGAGFDRTKINDIVGSSLGPIAGILLIVGAGGGFKQVLVDTGIGGVIAEFVSGSSVSVLVLAWLVAVVIRIATGSATVATITAAGILQPLTETLDSPMVALLVLAIGSGSVFLSHVNDAGFWLIKEYFGLSIPQTLKSWTVLECLISVTGLAGVLVLSVFV
- a CDS encoding FBP domain-containing protein, encoding MRALTEAEVRASFVNADADDLRIMEMPHDFVLTDWDYLDFFAWRDPGAARRGYVLVQHGGRIAGVVLRASDPGRGRSGMCNICHTMQPGNQVALFGARRAGEAGERGDSVGTYMCADLSCHENVRLAHPLAPNEIRTPGQVDFRLDGTRRRMEAFVGRVWAAADPD
- a CDS encoding PfkB family carbohydrate kinase translates to MSEEIMPDSASVVVIGDALIDEIRDHAGVRELVGGAALNVAVGLRRLGVPTTLIAMVGDDEAGDHIREYLDDHGVTLVGSPAPHGSSRAIVQRGPDGEPTYVFNEAARRRSIRFSGAATEAIDRAGLVVISCFPFDVPSEVEALVEATRAARLAIDPNPRSGMLSDREEFARGFEQTAANAAIVKVGADDASLLYDGDLDALRARLREAGAGAVLATAGAAGAVLESDAGIVSAPISTLPGRIVDTVGAGDATLAAVAAGLVIAAPTEVEEWRSLLDRAMGVAAATCRAEGGLLRTPESLADADRGVRGS
- a CDS encoding FHA domain-containing protein; this encodes MIRLDMDLRVEQIDSDGRAPTRFDIRAAGSEIVVTLDDTAGLGGLSRHDLVQLAPVADGLARRGIRVRVDGPKGTLVQFGDVKSGPIGRVIAGSPHIRLGHLTTLLSGLQHADQGSGIRLPAPPPTPLPLIPLLARRVRRRVTTTHYIPGSGRPRLIFAVGTGDWNRSRPREFDLLPGRTVIGSGPDADLRLEGLEARHAEIRHNGDDEYVLYSFAPTGGGRPNLPHSSDDARILRTGSRIEIGQWRLAYYREEFADHGRPFGGRQGGEYEFQKQQPIRPYGSGELG
- a CDS encoding gluconokinase, which encodes MTTTAPVLVFMGVASTGKSTIAAMLAGRLGWSFEEGDDLHPEANVAKMAAGHALNDDDRWPWLDRIAEWIDERIAAGEPGIVTCSALKRSYRDVLRRDAVTFVHFSGERELILDRMLRRQGHFMPATLLDSQFATLEPLGDDEKSITIDIALSPQAQAAEIATRLRLHPAY